ATGATTGAATCAAATCATGTCGTACTTTGGAACCGCTGTCTCGACGTTATAAAAGACAATGTTCCTGAGACGACATATAATACTTGGTTTGCCCCTATTGTTCCATTAAAATATGAGGACAAAACATTGATTTTACAAATCCCCAGCCAGTTTTTCTATGAAATACTGGAAGAGAGATTCGTAGATCTTATCCGCAAGACATTGTATAAAGTCATTGGCGAAGGCACCAAGTTGATGTACAACGTTATGGTAGACAAGACTTCGATTCCGAATCAAACCGTGAATCTCGAAGCAAGCAATCGCTCTACGGCTATTACTCCCAAAAGCATATTTGACGGTAACAAAGCGCCTAACTTCTTGAAGGCTCCTGCTGTTCAAGACTTAGACCCGCATTTGAACCCCAATTATAACTTCGAAAACTTCATTGAAGGATACAGCAACAAGCTGTCGAGAAGTGTAGCCGAAGCCGTAGCACAAAAACCCGGGGGCACTGCTTTCAACCCGTTGTTCCTTTATGGAGCATCCGGAGTGGGAAAAACGCACCTCGCAAACGCAATAGGCACGAAAATCAAAGAAACGAATCCTGAGAAAAGAGTATTGTACGTTTCGGCACATTTGTTCCAGGTACAATATACGGATTCTGTACGTAATAATACGACGAACGATTTCATCAACTTCTATCAGACGATTGATGTATTGATTATCGATGATATCCAGGAATTTGCCGGTGTCACCAAGACGCAGAACAATTTCTTCCATATCTTCAATCATTTACATCAAAACGGCAGACAGCTCATATTGACTTCCGACCGCGCTCCCGTGTTATTGCAAGGTATTGAAGAACGCCTGCTCACCCGTTTCAAATGGGGCATGGTGGCAGAGCTCGAAAAGCCGACTGTAGAACTTCGTAAAAACATTCTGCGCAATAAGATACACCGCGACGGATTACAGTTCCCACCGGAAGTAATCGATTATATTGCCGAGAACGTGAACGAAAGTGTACGCGACCTGGAAGGTATCGTTATCGCAATCATGGCACGCTCTACTATTTTCAACAAGGAAATAGATA
The DNA window shown above is from Bacteroides faecium and carries:
- the dnaA gene encoding chromosomal replication initiator protein DnaA, with the protein product MIESNHVVLWNRCLDVIKDNVPETTYNTWFAPIVPLKYEDKTLILQIPSQFFYEILEERFVDLIRKTLYKVIGEGTKLMYNVMVDKTSIPNQTVNLEASNRSTAITPKSIFDGNKAPNFLKAPAVQDLDPHLNPNYNFENFIEGYSNKLSRSVAEAVAQKPGGTAFNPLFLYGASGVGKTHLANAIGTKIKETNPEKRVLYVSAHLFQVQYTDSVRNNTTNDFINFYQTIDVLIIDDIQEFAGVTKTQNNFFHIFNHLHQNGRQLILTSDRAPVLLQGIEERLLTRFKWGMVAELEKPTVELRKNILRNKIHRDGLQFPPEVIDYIAENVNESVRDLEGIVIAIMARSTIFNKEIDMDLAQHIVHGVVHNETKAVTIDDILKVVCKHFDLEPAAIHTKSRKREVVQARQIAMYLAKNHTDFSTSKIGKFIGNKDHATVLHACKTVKGQLEVDKSFSAEVQEIESLLKKRN